From the Lysobacter sp. FW306-1B-D06B genome, one window contains:
- the asd gene encoding archaetidylserine decarboxylase (Phosphatidylserine decarboxylase is synthesized as a single chain precursor. Generation of the pyruvoyl active site from a Ser is coupled to cleavage of a Gly-Ser bond between the larger (beta) and smaller (alpha chains). It is an integral membrane protein.) produces MSLVTALTYVLPHRLLSSMARSLAYSDNPRLKQWLIDTVTRRFGVNLGEAAQSDPTRYPTFNAFFTRALKPGARIADADPRSLVMPADGHVSQCGPIENGRIFQAKGQSFTAAELLGDEADAAPFNNGLFATVYLSPRDYHRVHMPWTGRLRETVHVPGRLFSVGTAAVANVPRLFARNERLVCHFDTDFGPMACVMVGALLVSGVETVWSGEEIPAYGDRINRKDWRAENITIDRFAEMARFNYGSTVIVLLPAGVATLDPSLHAESPVRLGQKLATRIG; encoded by the coding sequence ATGAGCCTCGTCACCGCCCTCACCTACGTCCTGCCGCACCGCCTGCTGTCGTCGATGGCGCGCTCGCTCGCCTATTCCGACAACCCGCGCCTGAAGCAATGGCTGATCGACACGGTGACGCGTCGCTTCGGCGTGAACCTGGGCGAAGCCGCGCAATCGGATCCGACCAGGTACCCCACGTTCAATGCGTTCTTCACCCGCGCGCTGAAACCCGGCGCGCGCATCGCCGACGCCGATCCGCGCTCGCTGGTGATGCCCGCCGACGGCCACGTCAGCCAGTGCGGGCCGATCGAGAACGGCCGCATCTTCCAGGCCAAGGGCCAGTCGTTCACCGCCGCCGAACTGCTGGGCGACGAAGCCGACGCCGCGCCGTTCAACAACGGCCTGTTCGCGACGGTGTATCTGTCGCCGCGCGACTACCACCGCGTGCACATGCCCTGGACCGGCCGCCTGCGCGAAACCGTGCATGTGCCGGGCCGCTTGTTCAGCGTGGGCACCGCGGCCGTGGCGAACGTGCCGCGCCTGTTCGCGCGCAACGAGCGGCTGGTGTGCCACTTCGACACCGACTTCGGCCCGATGGCCTGCGTGATGGTCGGCGCGCTGCTCGTCTCGGGCGTGGAAACGGTGTGGAGCGGCGAGGAAATTCCCGCCTACGGCGACCGCATCAACCGCAAGGACTGGCGTGCGGAAAACATCACGATCGACCGCTTCGCCGAGATGGCGCGGTTCAACTACGGCTCGACCGTGATCGTGCTGCTGCCGGCCGGCGTTGCGACGCTGGATCCGTCGCTGCATGCCGAATCGCCGGTGCGTCTGGGGCAGAAGCTGGCTACGCGGATCGGCTGA
- a CDS encoding SCO family protein — translation MFNRTTVYILIAALAAALGLWAAQHFFGPSTQSSLPATRAVRLFEPARTLPAFTLRQSDGTPLIPGELKGHWTLVFLGFTHCPDVCPTTLAEMAKAQKQWAALPEATRPRVLFVSVDPERDTPDRIGEYAHAFHRDTIAATADVPALETFAKSLSMVFAKVPAPEGARADQYSVDHSASMAVLDPQGRMAGIVQPPFDPAAIAADMIALTQASPK, via the coding sequence ATGTTCAACCGCACCACGGTCTACATCCTGATTGCCGCCCTGGCCGCGGCCCTGGGCCTGTGGGCTGCCCAGCACTTCTTCGGCCCGTCCACGCAGTCCTCGCTGCCGGCGACCCGCGCCGTGCGCCTGTTCGAGCCCGCCCGCACGCTGCCGGCCTTCACGCTGCGCCAGTCCGACGGCACGCCGCTGATCCCGGGCGAGCTCAAGGGCCACTGGACGCTGGTCTTCCTGGGCTTCACGCATTGCCCGGACGTCTGCCCGACCACCCTGGCCGAAATGGCCAAGGCGCAGAAGCAGTGGGCCGCGCTGCCGGAGGCCACGCGACCGCGCGTGCTGTTCGTCTCCGTCGACCCCGAGCGCGACACGCCCGACCGCATCGGCGAATACGCCCACGCCTTCCATCGCGACACCATCGCGGCCACGGCCGACGTGCCGGCGCTGGAAACCTTCGCCAAGTCGCTGAGCATGGTGTTCGCCAAGGTGCCGGCGCCGGAAGGCGCTCGCGCCGACCAGTACAGCGTCGATCACAGCGCTTCGATGGCCGTGCTCGATCCGCAGGGCCGCATGGCCGGCATCGTGCAGCCGCCGTTCGATCCGGCCGCCATCGCCGCGGACATGATCGCGTTGACGCAGGCCTCGCCGAAGTAA